From the genome of Anopheles cruzii unplaced genomic scaffold, idAnoCruzAS_RS32_06 scaffold00627_ctg1, whole genome shotgun sequence, one region includes:
- the LOC128276147 gene encoding general transcription factor IIH subunit 3-like — protein SMSMALCYIARINRNKSPATKINARVLVVTGSNECASQYMTYMNVFFTAQKQGVVVDVCALDKALSLLQQGCDITGGQYLRLEQLDGFLQYLLWVFLPDPQMRCKLVLPPPVKVDYRAACFCHRELIDIGYVCSVCLSIFCKFSPICTTCHTVFKAPAPIAAKPKKKKLKT, from the exons AGCATGTCCATGGCGCTGTGCTACATCGCAAGA aTAAATCGGAATAAATCACCCGCCACCAAAATCAACGCCCGTGTGCTGGTTGTAACGGGTAGCAACGAGTGTGCCTCACAGTACATGACTTATATGAATGTGTTCTTTACGGCACAGAAACAAGGCGTTGTAGTCGATGTTTGTGCCCTGGACAAAGCGCTCAGTCTACTGCAGCAAGGATGTGATATTACCGGGGGGCAATATCTTCGGTTAGAGCAGCTGGATGGATTCCTTCAATATCTACTC TGGGTTTTTCTACCGGATCCACAGATGCGCTGCAAACTGGTCCTTCCGCCCCCCGTTAAGGTGGACTACCGGGCGGCTTGTTTCTGCCACCGAGAACTTATCGACATCGGTTACGTGTGCTCCGTCTGTTTGTCAATCTTTTGTAAATTCAGCCCAATCTGCACTACCTGCCA CACCGTCTTCAAAGCACCTGCACCGATTGCGgccaaaccgaaaaagaaaaaactcaaaacatGA